From a region of the Oryza sativa Japonica Group chromosome 6, ASM3414082v1 genome:
- the LOC9267040 gene encoding uncharacterized protein, with product MFIQKAWRTAAFGVYGFTQFTKSGFVEHAKKFREEDMQIRLDGKNCLVTGANSGIGFATAEGLASRGATVYMLCRNKERGETALSQIRSKTGNMNVHLEICDLSSISEVKSFATKFSSTDKPLHVLVNNAGLLEHKRVTTPEGLELNFAVNVAATYTLTELVMPLLEKAAPDARVITVSSGGMYTEPLNKDLQFGENNFDGTQQYARNKRVQVALTERWSEKCSNKGVGFYSMHPGWADTPGVSKSLPGLSEKLSGNLRSNDEGADTVIWLALQPKEKLTSGSFYFDRAEAPKHLKFAGTAASHGQIGSIVDSLRSICGI from the exons ATGTTCATCCAGAAG GcatggaggacggcggcgtttgGGGTCTACGGCTTCACGCAGTTCACCAAATCCGGCTTCGT GGAACATGCCAAGAAATTCAGAGAGGAGGATATGCAGATCCGGCTGGATGGGAAAAATTGCCTAGTAACTGGGGCTAATTCCGGCATAGGTTTTGCTACAGCCGAGGGCTTGGCATCACG TGGTGCCACTGTTTATATGCTTTGCCGTAACAAGGAAAGAGGAGAGACTGCTCTCAGTCAAATACGATCTAAAACTGGCAACATGAATGTTCATCTGGAG ATTTGTGACCTTTCATCTATCAGTGAAGTCAAATCATTTGCAACAAAATTCTCTTCAACAGATAAACCACTTCATGTCCTG GTTAACAATGCTGGTTTACTAGAGCACAAGCGTGTGACTACGCCAGAAGG gttgGAGCTCAATTTCGCTGTGAATGTAGCAGCAACATACACTTTAACAGAGCTAGTAATGCCACTGTTGGAGAAAGCAGCACCTGATGCTCGTGTCATTACAGTTTCTTCAGGAGGTATGTACACCGAGCCATTGAACAAGGATTTGCAG TTCGGTGAAAACAACTTCGATGGAACACAGCAATATGCCCGTAACAAAAGAGTTCAG GTTGCACTCACCGAACGGTGGTCTGAAAAATGCAGCAACAAGGGGGTAGGTTTCTATTCGATGCATCCAGGATGGGCTGACACACCTGGAGTCTCCAAGAGCCTGCCTGGGCTTTCAGAGAA GTTATCAGGAAACCTGAGATCAAACGATGAAGGTGCTGATACAGTGATCTGGTTAGCTTTGCAACCCAAAGAGAAGCTAACCTCAGGGTCTTTCTACTTTGACCGAGCTGAAGCACCGAAACATCTGAAGTTTGCTGGGACTGCAGCTTCGCACGGGCAGATAGGCTCGATTGTTGATAGCCTTCGCTCCATTTGTGGCATTTAG
- the LOC4341413 gene encoding syntaxin-125 — protein MHGALPQIGRERPYTSCRITSFMDGLHISFLGSSPIAILSSSPSNRSYVSSAHPLASSLLLLLIHKRSSEMNDLFSSSSFKKYADASPASGVGGSDMEAGGEGVVNLDRFFEDVEGVKEDMKGLEALYKRLQSTNEETKTAHDARAVKALRSRMDGDVEQVLRRAKAVKGKLEALDRDNATSRKVPGCGPGSSTDRTRTSVVAGLGKKLKDIMDDFQGLRTRMAAEYKETVARRYYTVTGEKAEDSTIDSLIESGESESFLQKAIQEQGRGQVMDTISEIQERHDAVKDIERSLLDLHQVFLDMAALVEAQGHQLNDIESHVAHASSFVRRGTVELEVAREHQKSSRKWACVAVLAGIILIAVLILPVLINLRILTLR, from the exons ATGCATGGCGCGTTGCCACAAATAGGCAGGGAGAGGCCCTACACTTCATGTCGAATTACTAGTTTCATGGACGGACTCCATATATCCTTTCTTGGTAGCTCACCCATTGCCATTCTTTCAAGCTCCCCGTCCAACCGATCGTACGTCTCCTCAGCTCATCCGCTTGCctcgtcgctgctgctgctgctgatccaCAAGCGTTCGTCGGAGATGAACGACCTGTTCTCGTCGAGCTCGTTCAAGAAGTATGCGGACGCGAGCCCGgcgagcggcgtcggcggcagcgacatggaggccggcggcgagggcgtggTGAACCTGGACAGGTTCTTCGAGGACGTGGAGGGGGTGAAGGAGGACATGAAGGGGCTGGAGGCGCTGTACAAGCGGCTGCAGTCGACGAACGAGGAGACGAAGACGGCGCACGACGCCCGCGCCGTGAAGGCCCTCCGCTCCCGCATGGACGGCGACGTCGAGCAGGTGCTCCGCCGCGCCAAGGCCGTCAAGGGCAAGCTCGAGGCCCTCGACAGAGACAACGCCACCTCCCGCAAGGTCCCCGGCTGCGGCCCCGGCTCCTCCACCGACCGCACCCGcacctccgtcgtcgccggcctcggcaAGAAGCTCAAGGACATCATGGACGACTTCCAG GGGCTGAGGACGAGGATGGCGGCGGAGTACAAGGAGACGGTGGCGAGGAGGTACTACACGGTGACGGGGGAGAAGGCGGAGGACAGCACGATCGATTCGCTCATCGAGTCGGGGGAGAGCGAGTCGTTCCTGCAGAAGGCGATCCAGGAGCAAGGGCGGGGGCAGGTGATGGACACCATCTCGGAGATCCAGGAGCGGCACGACGCCGTCAAGGACATCGAGCGCAGCCTGCTCGACCTGCACCAGGTGTTCCTCGACATGGCGGCGCTCGTCGAGGCCCAGGGACACCAGCTCAACGACATCGAGAGCCACGTCGCGCACGCCAGCTCCTTCGTCCGCAGGGGCACCGTCGAGCTCGAGGTGGCGCGGGAGCACCAGAAGAGCAGCCGCAAGTGGGCGTGtgtcgccgtcctcgccggcaTCATCCTCATCGCCGTCCTCATCCTCCCGGTGCTCATCAACCTCCGCATCTTGACGCTCAGATGA
- the LOC4341414 gene encoding glucan endo-1,3-beta-glucosidase 8, which produces MAPPPRLPAGAAALLLLLAVASRAAADGNAVDVGVNWGSQLSHPLLPKSVVQMLKENGILKVKLFDADPWPVGALVDSGIEVMLGIPNDMLETMNSYGNAQDWVKENVTSYGDKLKIKYVAVGNEPFLKAYNGSFMKTTFPALKNIQKALNEAGVGDKVKATVPLNADVYVSPDNKPSSGAFRPDIQGLMTDMVKFLHEHGSPFVVNIYPFLSLYQSDDFPFEFAFVDGGKTIQDKGGISYSNVFDANYDTLVTALKKAGVPSLKVVVGEVGWPTDGDKNANLKLARRYYDGLLKKLSKKEGTPLRPGKMDVYMFGLFDEDMKSILPGNFERHWGIFTYDGKPKFPMDLSGHGNDKPLAGVPGVEYLPKQWCVFDDGAEDKSKLPGNIQYACASGDCTALGYGCSCNGLDEKSNISYAFNMYFQMQDQDVRACDFDGLAKITTKNASARGCAFPIQIISAAAPAVAGVGLSAAALLALLMVLV; this is translated from the exons AtggctccgcctccgcggctgccggccggcgcggccgcgctgctgctgctgctcgccgtggcgtcccgtgcggcggcggacggcaacGCCGTGGACGTCGGCGTGAACTGGGGCTCGCAGCTGTCGCACCCGCTGCTGCCCAAGTCGGTCGTGCAGATGCTCAAGGAGAACGGCATCCTGAAGGTGAAGCTGTTCGACGCCGACCCGTGGCCCGTCGGCGCGCTCGTCGACTCCGGCATCGAGGTCATGCTCGGCATCCCCAACGACATGCTGGAGACGATGAACAGCTACGGGAACGCCCAGGATTGGGTCAAGGAGAACGTCACCAGCTACGGCGACAAGCTCAAGATCAA GTATGTCGCCGTGGGGAACGAGCCGTTTCTCAAGGCGTACAACGGATCGTTCATGAAGACGACCTTCCCGGCGCTGAAGAACATCCAGAAGGCGCTGAAcgaggccggcgtcggcgacaaGGTGAAGGCGACCGTCCCGCTGAACGCCGACGTGTACGTCTCGCCGGACAACAAGCCGTCCTCCGGCGCGTTCCGGCCGGACATCCAGGGCCTGATGACGGACATGGTGAAGTTCCTGCACGAGCACGGCTCGCCCTTCGTCGTCAACATCTACCCCTTCCTCAGCCTGTACCAGAGCGACGACTTCCCGTTCGAGTTCGCCTTCGTCGACGGCGGCAAGACCATCCAGGACAAGGGCGGCATCAGCTACTCCAACGTGTTCGACGCCAACTACGACACGCTGGTCACCGCGCTGAAGAAGGCCGGCGTCCCAAGCCTAaaggtcgtcgtcggcgaggtcGGCTGGCCGACCGACGGCGACAAGAACGCCAACCTCAAGCTCGCGCGGCGCTACTACGACGGCCTCCTGAAGAAGCTCTCCAAGAAGGAAGGCACGCCGCTCCGGCCTGGCAAGATGGACGTCTACATGTTCGGCCTCTTCGACGAGGACATGAAGAGCATTCTCCCGGGCAACTTCGAGCGCCATTGGGGCATCTTCACCTACGACGGCAAGCCCAAGTTCCCGATGGACCTCTCCGGCCACGGCAACGACaagccgctcgccggcgtgcccGGCGTCGAGTACCTCCCGAAGCAGTGGTGCGTGTTCGACGACGGGGCCGAGGACAAGTCCAAGCTCCCCGGGAACATCCAGTACGCGTGCGCCAGCGGCGACTGCACGGCGCTCGGCTACGGGTGCTCCTGCAACGGCCTCGACGAGAAGAGCAACATCTCCTACGCCTTCAACATGTACTTCCAGATGCAGGACCAGGACGTGCGCGCCTGCGACTTCGACGGCCTCGCCAAGATCACCACCAAGAACGCCTCCGCGCGCGGCTGCGCGTTCCCGATCCAGATCatcagcgccgccgcgccggccgtcgccggcgtcggcttATCCGCGGCGGCGTTGCTGGCATTGTTGATGGTGCTGGTGTGA